One genomic window of Stigmatella ashevillena includes the following:
- the fusA gene encoding elongation factor G — MAREYPLERYRNIGIMAHIDAGKTTTTERILFYTGAIHRMGEVHEGNTTTDWMVQERERGITITSAAITAFWTRNEQKYRVNIIDTPGHVDFTIEVERSLRVLDGAVAVFDAVNGVEPQSETVWRQADRYKVPRICFINKMDRVGADFEMSVNTIREKLGARPVRLQLPLGAEDTHRGVIDLVQMKALVFVDAEQGSRYDVVDIPEEFRAQAEDARAQLLEAAAEQDDALTEKFLEGTELTGDEIRGAIRKGCIGLKLFPVFCGSAFRHKGVQPLLDAVVDYLPSPMDIPPIHGKTPKGEDDVRPTDDKAPFSALAFKIMNDPSFTSQTLTFLRVYSGRLEAGTAVWNSVKGKRERVSRLVQMRADKKDELTECFAGDICAVVGLKLAATGDTLCDDKHPIILERMEFPEPVIDIAIEPKSTADQDKIVQALQRLAMEDPSFRVRTNEETGQTLIAGMGELHLEIIVDRLLREFKVDANVGKPQVAYRETITVPVESEGKYIRQSGGKGQYGHIWLRVMPNAPGQGFAFENKIIGGAVPKEFVQAVKEGVSESMQNGPVAGYPMVDVKVEAFDGTIHDVDSSEIAFKIAGSMAFRDAVNKAQAVLLEPVMNCEIVTPDDFMGDVIGDLNGRRGKIQGMTPRPGGVQSIQAQVPLAAMFGYSTDLRSKSQGRATYTMQFSHYAPAPKSALNR, encoded by the coding sequence ATGGCTCGCGAGTATCCGCTCGAGCGCTACCGCAACATCGGCATCATGGCGCACATCGATGCTGGGAAGACCACCACCACCGAACGGATCCTGTTCTACACAGGCGCCATCCACAGAATGGGCGAGGTTCACGAAGGAAACACCACCACGGACTGGATGGTGCAAGAGCGTGAGCGAGGCATCACGATCACCTCTGCGGCCATCACCGCCTTCTGGACACGCAACGAGCAGAAGTACCGCGTCAACATCATCGACACGCCGGGCCACGTGGACTTCACCATCGAGGTGGAGCGCTCCCTGCGCGTGTTGGATGGGGCCGTGGCCGTCTTCGATGCCGTGAACGGGGTGGAGCCGCAGTCCGAGACAGTCTGGCGGCAGGCGGACCGGTACAAGGTTCCCCGCATCTGCTTCATCAACAAGATGGACCGGGTGGGCGCGGACTTCGAGATGTCCGTCAACACCATCCGCGAGAAGCTGGGCGCCCGGCCCGTGCGGCTGCAACTGCCGCTCGGAGCGGAGGACACCCACCGCGGGGTGATCGACCTGGTGCAGATGAAGGCCCTGGTGTTCGTCGATGCGGAGCAGGGCAGCCGCTACGACGTGGTGGACATTCCCGAGGAGTTCCGGGCCCAGGCCGAAGACGCGCGCGCGCAGCTCTTGGAGGCTGCCGCCGAGCAGGACGACGCGCTGACCGAGAAGTTCCTCGAAGGCACGGAGCTGACCGGGGACGAGATCCGCGGTGCCATCCGCAAGGGTTGTATCGGGCTGAAGCTCTTTCCTGTCTTCTGTGGCTCGGCCTTCCGCCACAAGGGGGTTCAGCCGCTGCTGGACGCGGTGGTGGACTACCTGCCCAGCCCGATGGACATCCCTCCGATTCACGGAAAGACGCCCAAGGGAGAGGACGACGTGCGTCCCACGGACGACAAGGCGCCCTTCAGCGCGCTGGCGTTCAAGATCATGAATGATCCGTCCTTCACCTCCCAGACGCTGACGTTCCTGCGCGTCTACTCGGGGCGGTTGGAGGCGGGCACGGCGGTCTGGAACTCGGTGAAGGGCAAGCGCGAGCGCGTCAGTCGGCTGGTGCAGATGCGCGCGGACAAGAAGGACGAGCTCACCGAGTGCTTCGCGGGCGATATCTGCGCGGTGGTAGGCCTGAAGCTGGCGGCCACGGGCGACACGCTCTGCGATGACAAGCACCCCATCATCCTGGAGCGGATGGAGTTCCCCGAGCCGGTGATCGACATCGCCATCGAGCCGAAGTCGACGGCGGATCAGGACAAGATCGTCCAGGCCCTGCAGCGCCTGGCGATGGAGGACCCCTCGTTCCGGGTGCGAACGAACGAGGAGACAGGGCAGACCCTGATCGCCGGCATGGGCGAGTTGCACCTGGAGATCATCGTCGACCGGCTCCTTCGCGAGTTCAAAGTCGACGCGAACGTGGGCAAGCCCCAGGTGGCCTACCGGGAGACCATCACCGTGCCGGTGGAGTCCGAGGGCAAGTATATCCGGCAGTCCGGAGGCAAGGGGCAGTACGGCCATATCTGGCTCCGGGTGATGCCCAACGCGCCGGGGCAGGGCTTTGCCTTCGAGAACAAGATCATCGGTGGGGCGGTCCCCAAGGAGTTCGTGCAGGCGGTGAAGGAGGGGGTCTCGGAGTCCATGCAGAACGGCCCCGTGGCGGGCTACCCCATGGTGGACGTGAAGGTGGAGGCCTTTGACGGCACCATCCACGATGTGGACTCCAGCGAGATCGCCTTCAAGATTGCCGGCTCCATGGCCTTTCGGGACGCGGTGAACAAGGCCCAGGCCGTGCTGCTGGAGCCCGTGATGAACTGCGAGATTGTCACCCCCGATGACTTCATGGGAGATGTCATCGGAGACCTGAATGGCCGCCGCGGGAAGATTCAGGGCATGACGCCCAGGCCTGGCGGGGTGCAGAGCATCCAGGCACAGGTGCCCCTGGCCGCCATGTTTGGCTACTCGACCGACCTGCGAAGCAAGAGTCAGGGAAGAGCCACCTACACCATGCAGTTCAGCCACTACGCCCCCGCGCCCAAGTCGGCCCTCAATCGCTGA
- a CDS encoding ATP-binding protein, producing MRSKNKGPPLAEVVELRPQQVKKSPPKRPSKPLAPVDPDEAGRALLEMTRHLTTSVGTTEVLRVQLQTLFNLLKPKVCYVARHFPERNQLHVEHVRGRYDERVAAAIPDEGVIGRAFSQNTVLRQDDTIAVPLEGPQGVTGCLAILSPRRDVSDTLLKALAGQLTAAYEVARLRDDSARRNKDLQTAIAGLKSLEQNREELLGNVSHDLKNPLTTIKAYLTLVGRDKLGPLTDGQRRAVQICERNSDRMLRMVNDLLLMSRLQSGKMQLTQRAFGIKAVAEEVLRALAALAEHSQVRLLLPPCPEVFVRGDRERISEAIHNLVENGIHQCEEGGTVEVRVSIDEQLAFLSVKDTGPGLSQEDLEHIFDPFYRSTPGTPRPSGGRLGLPLVAKILALHGGRVDASSVPGQGSCFQIVLPMFAGAVSTPEMVQAAPRAGGILLVEDDLDCREVLQQVLEQEGYRVMSTSGAAEARSILSHIRPAMVLLDLRLSQEDGRSVLHFIRSTEALADVAVYIISGASDVASLTSGRGLDRIDGFFEKPLQLPRLLDTVAAVVRPSRRSPPAS from the coding sequence GTGCGCTCCAAGAACAAGGGTCCCCCCCTGGCTGAAGTCGTTGAGTTGCGGCCCCAGCAGGTGAAGAAGTCTCCTCCCAAGCGGCCCTCGAAGCCTCTTGCCCCTGTTGATCCCGACGAGGCCGGGCGCGCCCTGCTGGAGATGACGCGCCACCTCACCACCAGCGTCGGCACCACCGAGGTGCTCCGGGTTCAGCTCCAGACCCTCTTCAACCTGCTCAAGCCCAAGGTCTGTTACGTCGCTCGCCACTTCCCCGAGCGCAACCAGCTTCACGTCGAGCACGTGCGCGGCCGCTATGACGAGCGCGTGGCCGCCGCCATCCCCGACGAAGGCGTGATCGGCCGTGCCTTCTCGCAGAACACCGTGCTGCGCCAGGACGACACCATCGCCGTGCCGCTCGAGGGCCCTCAGGGAGTGACGGGCTGCCTGGCCATTCTGTCGCCGCGGCGCGATGTGTCGGACACCTTGTTGAAGGCCCTGGCAGGCCAGCTCACCGCCGCCTACGAGGTGGCCCGCCTGAGGGATGACTCCGCCCGCCGCAACAAGGATCTGCAGACGGCCATCGCAGGCCTCAAGAGCCTGGAGCAGAACCGCGAAGAGCTGCTCGGCAATGTCTCGCACGACCTGAAAAACCCGCTTACCACCATCAAGGCCTATCTGACGCTGGTGGGCCGCGACAAGCTCGGCCCCCTCACCGATGGGCAGCGCCGCGCCGTGCAGATCTGCGAGCGGAACTCCGACCGCATGCTGCGCATGGTGAACGACTTGCTGCTCATGTCCCGGCTCCAGTCCGGGAAGATGCAGCTCACCCAACGCGCGTTCGGCATCAAGGCGGTGGCCGAGGAAGTGCTCCGGGCCCTGGCGGCCCTCGCCGAGCACAGCCAGGTGCGCCTGCTTCTGCCCCCCTGCCCCGAGGTCTTCGTCCGCGGAGACCGCGAGCGCATCTCCGAAGCCATCCACAACCTCGTGGAGAACGGCATCCACCAGTGCGAGGAAGGAGGCACGGTGGAGGTCCGCGTTTCCATCGATGAGCAGCTCGCCTTCCTCTCGGTGAAGGACACGGGCCCGGGGCTCTCCCAGGAGGACCTCGAGCACATCTTCGATCCGTTCTACCGCTCCACCCCCGGCACCCCACGCCCCTCGGGGGGCCGTCTGGGCCTGCCCCTGGTGGCCAAGATTCTCGCGCTCCACGGCGGGCGCGTGGACGCCAGCAGCGTGCCGGGACAGGGCTCTTGCTTCCAGATTGTCCTGCCCATGTTCGCCGGCGCCGTCAGCACGCCGGAGATGGTGCAGGCCGCGCCACGCGCGGGCGGCATCCTGTTGGTCGAGGATGACCTGGATTGCCGGGAAGTGCTCCAGCAGGTGTTGGAGCAGGAGGGCTACCGGGTGATGTCCACCTCCGGCGCCGCGGAGGCCCGCTCCATTCTCTCGCACATCCGGCCGGCCATGGTGCTGCTGGACCTGCGGCTGAGCCAGGAGGATGGGCGCTCGGTGCTGCACTTCATCCGCAGCACGGAGGCCCTGGCGGACGTCGCCGTCTACATCATCTCGGGCGCCAGCGACGTGGCCTCGCTCACCTCGGGACGCGGCCTGGACCGCATTGACGGCTTTTTCGAGAAGCCCCTTCAGCTGCCCCGCCTTCTGGACACCGTGGCCGCCGTGGTCCGCCCCAGCCGCCGGAGCCCTCCGGCGTCCTGA
- a CDS encoding Ig-like domain-containing protein — translation MRRPLLVCAVLSLGGCVEPGDPLLAVRDTQPPSVVSIDPAANGQVSAAGGTVRITFSELMDNRTLRPGLAVFAGAEEIPLTVLVPPIAEEEQDIERGDIPYTVTLGAASGSFTPGTSYTLVLRTILSDYEGNALADEIRTSFRAVP, via the coding sequence ATGCGTCGCCCGCTGCTGGTCTGCGCCGTCCTGAGCCTGGGCGGCTGTGTGGAGCCAGGGGATCCCCTTTTGGCCGTGCGTGACACCCAGCCTCCCTCGGTGGTGTCCATTGATCCTGCCGCCAACGGCCAGGTGTCCGCCGCGGGGGGCACTGTGCGCATCACCTTCTCGGAGCTGATGGACAACCGCACCCTGCGGCCTGGCCTCGCGGTGTTCGCCGGCGCCGAGGAGATCCCCCTGACGGTGCTCGTGCCCCCCATCGCGGAGGAGGAGCAAGACATCGAGCGGGGAGACATCCCGTACACCGTCACGCTGGGCGCCGCCTCGGGCTCCTTTACGCCGGGGACTTCCTACACGCTGGTCCTGCGGACGATCCTCTCGGATTACGAGGGGAATGCGCTTGCGGACGAGATTCGCACGTCGTTCCGGGCCGTGCCTTGA
- a CDS encoding 1-acyl-sn-glycerol-3-phosphate acyltransferase translates to METALPQAANRGAALLKEEFGPVSRMLGARYFDGVRFPLESENELRALHSRGFVVHVMRTTAWINFLYLAWAVVRRDLPPIRAVVNLRPWFTRPFNRTLQHGSFVERFTEARQRGGSGLIFLKKTALMSASGKDIENNPFPTLVAMARKADRPIFLVPELFVWEKRPARLKPSVMDIVFGSPEAPGFLHSLLAFFRNYRRAQFRIGEPIDLRRFIDENPQDSDEVIARKVRSSLHHHLARETRAVFGPPAKPAERLIEETLRDRQLHKAMDAHAEATGRRPESVYREARRNLKAIAARPSPTALAFAAPLLDWVLQRIYDGIEVDEAGLHRALKAAGRAPIVLCPSHKSHVDYLVLSWVLWNRGYAVPLVAAGANLSFFPLGPFLRRCGAFFLRRSFKGDPIYSETFQAYVRKLVHDGVHQEFFPEGGRSRTGKLLLPKLGMFTWQVEAVLGGARNDLIFVPVSIDYEKVVESSSYSKELAGGEKKPEDLKALLSTPKVLTAQYGRIHLTFDEPLSLVELMKSRGIGTGESVTDEQKKGLVRALGNRVMYGISKVSTVTPHALASAALLAHRRRGITQREVTDRITLLRRIAEQERTPLSKTLENAPSDPETMGAIRDALLSFRSDEMIRTQQARGEVIYQPEDERRAELSFYKNTLMNLVAPRSLVANALLAGGTSDSSELVKARALFLSRLFKVEFIYQVGLTFDTIFAETVERMERMGLVLSTDSTLQLAPEPHARPAVEFLADLMRDYLESYLLAAMTLKDVAEGTASDRKTFVKLAMETGRAEFHAGRIGAAESLAKTTLENAVAYLLDQKYLVEDDRKLKLGPAALEASARAHLVNEVRRYLQRT, encoded by the coding sequence ATGGAAACTGCGCTGCCACAGGCTGCCAACCGGGGAGCGGCCTTGCTGAAGGAAGAGTTCGGCCCGGTCTCCCGGATGCTGGGGGCTCGCTACTTCGATGGGGTGCGCTTCCCCCTGGAGTCCGAGAATGAGCTGCGGGCCCTCCACAGCCGGGGCTTCGTGGTCCACGTCATGCGCACCACCGCGTGGATCAACTTCCTTTACCTGGCCTGGGCCGTGGTGCGCCGGGACTTGCCCCCCATCCGGGCCGTCGTCAACCTGCGGCCCTGGTTCACCCGCCCCTTCAACCGGACCCTCCAGCACGGGAGCTTCGTGGAGCGCTTCACCGAGGCCCGGCAACGGGGCGGCAGCGGGCTCATCTTCCTGAAGAAGACCGCGTTGATGAGTGCCTCGGGCAAGGACATCGAGAACAACCCCTTCCCCACCCTCGTGGCCATGGCGCGCAAGGCCGATCGGCCCATCTTCCTGGTGCCCGAGCTGTTCGTCTGGGAGAAGCGTCCCGCGCGCCTCAAGCCCAGCGTCATGGACATCGTGTTCGGCAGCCCAGAGGCCCCGGGCTTCCTGCACTCGCTGCTGGCCTTCTTCCGCAACTACCGGCGCGCCCAGTTCCGCATTGGTGAGCCCATCGATCTGCGTCGCTTCATCGACGAGAACCCTCAGGACTCCGACGAGGTCATCGCCCGCAAGGTGCGCAGCTCCCTGCACCACCACCTGGCCCGGGAGACCCGCGCCGTCTTCGGCCCCCCCGCCAAGCCGGCCGAGCGGCTCATCGAGGAGACGCTCCGAGACCGGCAGTTGCACAAAGCCATGGACGCGCACGCCGAGGCCACCGGCCGCCGTCCCGAGAGCGTCTACCGGGAGGCCCGGCGCAACCTGAAGGCCATCGCCGCGAGGCCCAGCCCCACCGCGCTCGCCTTCGCCGCCCCCTTGCTGGACTGGGTGCTGCAGCGCATCTACGACGGCATCGAAGTGGACGAGGCGGGGCTCCACCGCGCCCTGAAGGCCGCGGGCCGGGCGCCCATCGTCCTGTGCCCCTCGCACAAGAGCCACGTGGATTACCTGGTGCTCAGCTGGGTGCTCTGGAACCGGGGCTATGCGGTGCCCCTGGTGGCCGCGGGGGCCAACCTCTCCTTCTTCCCGCTCGGCCCCTTCCTGCGGCGCTGTGGCGCGTTCTTCCTGCGCCGCTCCTTCAAGGGCGATCCGATCTACTCCGAGACCTTCCAGGCCTATGTGCGCAAGCTGGTGCACGACGGCGTGCACCAGGAGTTCTTCCCCGAAGGGGGGCGCTCGCGCACCGGCAAGCTGCTGCTGCCCAAGCTGGGCATGTTCACCTGGCAGGTGGAGGCCGTGCTGGGCGGGGCCCGCAACGATCTCATCTTCGTTCCCGTCTCCATCGACTACGAGAAGGTGGTGGAGTCCAGCAGCTACTCGAAGGAGCTGGCCGGCGGCGAGAAGAAGCCCGAGGACCTCAAGGCCTTGCTGAGCACTCCCAAGGTGCTCACGGCCCAATACGGCCGCATCCACCTCACCTTCGATGAGCCCCTGTCCCTGGTGGAGCTCATGAAGAGCCGTGGCATCGGCACAGGCGAGTCCGTCACGGACGAGCAAAAGAAGGGCCTGGTCCGCGCGCTGGGCAACCGGGTGATGTACGGCATCAGCAAGGTCTCCACGGTGACGCCCCATGCCCTGGCCAGCGCCGCCCTGCTGGCCCACCGCCGCCGCGGCATCACCCAGCGGGAGGTGACCGACCGCATCACGCTCCTGCGCCGCATCGCCGAGCAGGAGCGCACGCCCCTGTCCAAGACGCTGGAGAACGCGCCGAGCGATCCCGAGACGATGGGCGCGATCCGGGATGCCCTGCTCTCGTTCCGCTCCGACGAGATGATCCGCACCCAGCAGGCCCGCGGCGAGGTCATCTACCAGCCCGAGGATGAGCGCCGCGCGGAGCTCTCCTTCTACAAGAACACGCTGATGAACCTGGTGGCCCCGCGCAGCCTCGTGGCCAACGCGCTGCTGGCGGGTGGCACTTCCGACTCCTCCGAGCTCGTGAAGGCGCGCGCTCTCTTCCTCTCGCGCCTCTTCAAGGTGGAGTTCATCTACCAGGTGGGCCTCACCTTCGACACCATCTTCGCGGAGACCGTGGAGCGCATGGAGCGCATGGGGCTGGTGCTCTCCACCGACAGCACGCTCCAGCTCGCCCCCGAGCCGCATGCGCGCCCGGCCGTCGAGTTCCTGGCGGACCTGATGCGCGACTACCTCGAGTCCTACCTCCTGGCGGCGATGACGCTGAAGGATGTCGCCGAGGGAACGGCCTCCGACCGCAAGACGTTCGTGAAGCTCGCCATGGAGACGGGCCGCGCCGAGTTCCACGCGGGCCGCATCGGCGCCGCCGAGTCACTCGCCAAGACGACGCTGGAGAACGCCGTGGCCTACCTGCTCGACCAGAAGTACCTCGTCGAGGACGACCGCAAGCTGAAGCTGGGGCCTGCCGCCCTGGAGGCCTCCGCCCGCGCGCACCTCGTCAACGAGGTTCGCAGGTACTTGCAGCGCACCTGA
- the rimI gene encoding ribosomal protein S18-alanine N-acetyltransferase, translated as MRRMHEDPPAENPSAFLIRPMTLDDMPAVTVLEQASFKNPWSPELLRRELEHDWSTILLVEEPQPDETRKLLGLAIFWIVQDEVHVLNVATSPEQRRRGVARAVMDEVLARGRARRCVLATLEVRRSNEAALGLYKSLGFRPVGVRPNYYADEGEDAIVMVLDF; from the coding sequence ATGAGGCGCATGCACGAGGATCCACCGGCGGAGAATCCGTCCGCCTTTCTGATCCGGCCGATGACGCTCGACGACATGCCCGCGGTCACGGTGCTGGAGCAGGCGTCCTTCAAGAACCCCTGGTCACCGGAGTTGCTTCGGCGGGAGCTGGAGCACGACTGGTCCACGATCCTCCTCGTGGAGGAGCCGCAGCCGGACGAGACCCGCAAGCTGCTGGGGCTGGCCATCTTCTGGATCGTCCAGGACGAGGTCCACGTGCTCAACGTGGCGACGTCTCCCGAGCAGCGGCGGCGAGGGGTGGCCCGGGCCGTCATGGACGAGGTGCTGGCCCGAGGCCGGGCGCGTCGCTGTGTCCTGGCCACGCTGGAGGTGCGCCGGAGCAACGAGGCAGCGCTCGGCCTCTACAAGTCCCTGGGCTTCCGCCCGGTGGGCGTGCGTCCGAACTACTATGCGGACGAGGGCGAGGACGCGATCGTGATGGTCCTCGACTTCTAA
- the rpsL gene encoding 30S ribosomal protein S12, which yields MPTISQLVRKGREKLNIKGKSPALKECPQKRGVCTRVYTTTPKKPNSALRKVARVRLTNGIEVTSYIPGVGHNLQEHSVVMIRGGRVKDLPGVRYHIIRGTLDSVGVANRKQSRSKYGAKRPS from the coding sequence GTGCCGACGATCAGCCAGCTGGTCCGCAAGGGCCGCGAGAAGTTGAACATCAAGGGCAAGAGCCCCGCGCTCAAGGAATGCCCCCAGAAGCGCGGTGTCTGCACCCGCGTCTACACCACCACGCCGAAGAAGCCGAACTCGGCCCTTCGCAAGGTGGCGCGTGTGCGCCTCACCAACGGGATTGAAGTCACCTCGTATATCCCGGGCGTGGGTCACAACCTCCAGGAGCACTCGGTGGTGATGATCCGCGGAGGCCGCGTGAAGGACCTTCCGGGTGTCCGCTACCACATCATCCGTGGAACGCTGGACTCCGTGGGCGTGGCCAACCGCAAGCAGAGCCGCTCGAAGTACGGCGCGAAGCGCCCGAGCTGA
- a CDS encoding HEAT repeat domain-containing protein, with the protein MGIFDIFGGSSPDKALKLKPKVTQKYGDPASRQKAIQQLGEMKYPEAVTVLLARFTITVDPLTTDADEKEHVFGLIKGFGKDAIAPLQDFLRKSDQAASWALRLLGELISEPEVIGICVDTLTHLSNHYTRDPEKKVVLLHSVTDKQDPRIAPAVLPFLEDMSDDVKIAALKALAPMNHEPARESILRLLTADDTARRVQTAALAALQISGFSVQGYREKVEALLVEPYVLDKHGVVVKRQA; encoded by the coding sequence ATGGGCATCTTCGATATCTTCGGTGGCTCCAGCCCCGATAAAGCCCTCAAGCTCAAACCCAAGGTGACCCAGAAATATGGGGATCCGGCCTCGCGCCAGAAGGCCATCCAGCAGCTCGGGGAGATGAAATACCCCGAGGCGGTCACCGTGCTGCTGGCCCGCTTCACCATCACCGTGGATCCGCTGACCACGGACGCGGACGAGAAGGAACACGTCTTCGGGCTCATCAAGGGCTTCGGCAAGGACGCCATCGCCCCCCTTCAGGACTTCCTCCGGAAGAGTGATCAGGCCGCCTCCTGGGCCCTGCGACTGCTGGGAGAGCTCATCTCCGAGCCCGAGGTCATCGGCATCTGCGTGGACACGCTCACCCACCTGAGCAACCACTACACGCGGGATCCCGAGAAGAAGGTCGTCCTGCTGCACTCCGTCACCGACAAGCAGGACCCGCGCATCGCGCCCGCCGTCCTGCCCTTCCTCGAGGACATGTCGGACGATGTGAAGATCGCCGCCCTCAAGGCCCTGGCGCCCATGAACCACGAGCCCGCGCGGGAGTCCATCCTCCGGCTGCTCACCGCGGATGACACCGCGCGGCGCGTGCAGACCGCCGCCCTGGCGGCCCTTCAGATCAGCGGCTTCAGCGTCCAGGGATACCGGGAGAAGGTGGAAGCCCTCCTCGTCGAGCCTTACGTGCTTGACAAGCACGGCGTTGTCGTCAAACGCCAAGCCTGA
- a CDS encoding J domain-containing protein — protein sequence MADDYYQILEVPRTASAEDIKKSFRKQARKHHPDVNPGNKAAEERFKQLNSAFEVLSDPQKRKLYDEFGEDAAKLGFDEKKAEAYRAYRSGGRGGGRSGGGIPFSSAGGGGADFDLGDLFGDIFGRSGSGDFDINDVLRRQAGPRSPGRGEDITARVSLSLAEAITGAERTLAVQRPGRCQRCNGKGEAGNTGPCPTCKGSGRLRRSAGMPFSGACPTCNGTGRAAEPCSECGGDGVIEENTRLTVKVPPGVQTGSRVRLSGQGAAGTRGGPPGDLYLETEVAEHPLVRREGDDLYLDLPVTVSEAVLGAEVKVPTFQGEVTVKVPPSSQSGRKMRLKGRGAPSLKGGAPGDLYLTLQVKVPDDATPEVKAAAEALARAYPRDVRQELKL from the coding sequence ATGGCGGACGACTACTACCAAATCCTTGAGGTTCCTCGGACGGCGTCCGCGGAGGACATCAAGAAGTCCTTCCGCAAGCAGGCACGCAAGCACCACCCCGATGTCAACCCGGGCAACAAGGCCGCGGAAGAGCGCTTCAAGCAACTCAACAGTGCCTTCGAGGTCCTTTCGGATCCGCAGAAGCGCAAGCTCTATGACGAGTTCGGCGAGGATGCCGCGAAGCTCGGGTTCGATGAGAAAAAGGCCGAGGCCTACCGTGCCTACCGGTCTGGCGGCCGCGGCGGAGGCCGCAGCGGGGGCGGCATCCCCTTCTCTTCCGCGGGCGGAGGCGGCGCGGACTTCGACCTGGGCGATCTCTTCGGTGACATCTTCGGTCGTTCGGGCTCGGGCGACTTCGACATCAACGACGTTCTGCGGCGGCAAGCGGGACCTCGCAGTCCCGGCCGGGGCGAGGACATCACTGCCCGGGTCTCCCTCAGCCTCGCCGAGGCCATCACCGGCGCCGAGCGGACCCTCGCTGTCCAGCGTCCCGGCCGCTGCCAGCGCTGCAACGGCAAGGGGGAGGCGGGAAACACGGGCCCCTGCCCGACTTGCAAGGGCTCGGGCCGCCTGCGCCGCTCGGCGGGCATGCCCTTTTCTGGCGCTTGCCCGACCTGCAACGGCACCGGCCGGGCCGCGGAGCCCTGCTCCGAGTGCGGCGGAGATGGCGTCATCGAAGAGAACACGCGTTTGACCGTGAAGGTCCCTCCGGGCGTCCAGACGGGCTCCCGGGTCCGGCTCTCGGGACAGGGAGCCGCAGGCACCCGGGGCGGGCCTCCGGGCGACTTGTACCTCGAAACCGAGGTGGCCGAGCACCCCCTGGTGCGCCGGGAAGGAGATGACCTGTACCTCGACCTGCCGGTGACCGTGTCGGAGGCGGTCCTGGGCGCCGAGGTGAAGGTTCCGACCTTCCAGGGCGAAGTGACCGTCAAGGTTCCCCCCTCCTCCCAATCAGGCCGCAAGATGCGCCTGAAGGGCCGGGGCGCCCCGTCGCTCAAGGGGGGAGCGCCCGGAGACCTGTATCTCACCCTCCAGGTCAAGGTCCCCGACGACGCCACCCCCGAGGTGAAGGCCGCCGCCGAGGCCCTCGCACGCGCCTATCCCCGCGACGTCCGCCAGGAGCTGAAGCTCTAG
- the rpsG gene encoding 30S ribosomal protein S7, whose amino-acid sequence MPRRRVVAKRKILPDPKYQDRLVTKFVNDLMRKGKKSIAEGVCYGAFALIEERAKEDPLKTFKKALDNVKPVLEVKSRRVGGATYQVPVEVRQDRRVALGMRWIISYSKARGEKTMQEKLAGEIMDAANNRGNAVKKREDTHKMAEANKAFAHYRW is encoded by the coding sequence ATGCCTCGTCGTCGAGTAGTCGCCAAGCGCAAGATTCTGCCGGATCCGAAGTACCAAGATCGGCTCGTCACCAAGTTCGTCAACGACCTGATGCGCAAGGGGAAGAAGTCCATCGCGGAGGGCGTGTGCTACGGCGCCTTCGCCCTCATCGAGGAGCGCGCGAAGGAAGACCCCCTCAAGACCTTCAAGAAGGCGCTGGACAACGTGAAGCCGGTGCTCGAGGTCAAGAGCCGCCGCGTCGGTGGCGCCACGTACCAGGTTCCCGTCGAGGTCCGTCAGGACCGCCGGGTCGCGCTCGGCATGCGGTGGATCATCTCCTACTCCAAGGCACGGGGTGAGAAGACCATGCAGGAGAAGCTCGCCGGCGAGATCATGGATGCCGCCAACAACCGGGGCAACGCCGTGAAGAAGCGCGAAGACACGCACAAGATGGCGGAGGCGAACAAGGCCTTCGCGCACTACCGCTGGTAG